A genome region from Chryseobacterium sp. G0186 includes the following:
- a CDS encoding serine hydrolase — MKKQISFFIFLLTVGLTNAQVEEKKLDELIQNTLKTFDVPGMSVGIVKDGKVTYSKGFGVRSLTSKQPMDDNTLVGIASNSKGFTCVALAILADEGKLNWDDHVSKYIPEFQMYDPYVSQNVTIKDLITHRAGLGLGQGDLMFFPEGGNLTVNDIVHNVRYLKPENPFRTTLDYNNIMFIVAGEVIHRISGLSWAEFIEQRIMKPVGMNSSFGSYNRAKSSANKIDAHAPVDGKAIAVPHDWNETGNAAGGIMSNIKDMTTWAECLLNNFTTKDGKKLVSDKNVQQLWSLQIPDRVAAKNPYDTSFYGYGLGWFLSDVKGHKQIQHTGGLIGTVTQFTLIPDLKLGIVVLTNQQSGAAFNTITNTVKDSYLGVADRNWLKTYGERMSKMNAEFDKQKKEAFTKSEAFKKEKTLQPKAEQFTGTYNDVWFGDVEIAQQGNTYRISCKNSPRLKGELLPYSNNSFIIKWDDRSYDADAYIIFSYDENGKAQSARLKAISDVTDFSFDFDDLDLKRK, encoded by the coding sequence ATGAAGAAGCAAATTTCTTTTTTCATTTTTCTCTTAACCGTAGGATTGACGAATGCACAGGTTGAAGAAAAAAAACTGGATGAACTGATCCAGAATACCTTAAAAACCTTTGATGTTCCAGGAATGTCAGTAGGAATCGTAAAAGATGGGAAAGTAACCTATTCCAAAGGGTTTGGAGTACGTTCGCTTACCAGCAAGCAACCCATGGATGATAATACGCTTGTGGGAATTGCCTCCAATTCTAAAGGGTTTACCTGTGTGGCATTGGCCATTCTTGCAGATGAAGGAAAATTGAACTGGGATGATCATGTTTCAAAATATATTCCCGAATTTCAAATGTATGATCCGTATGTTTCCCAGAATGTAACGATAAAGGATTTGATTACCCATAGAGCAGGATTAGGATTGGGGCAAGGCGACCTTATGTTTTTTCCGGAAGGAGGAAATCTAACGGTGAATGATATTGTTCACAATGTAAGATATCTGAAGCCTGAAAACCCTTTCAGAACTACTTTAGACTATAATAATATCATGTTCATAGTAGCAGGTGAAGTAATTCACAGAATTTCAGGATTAAGCTGGGCAGAATTTATCGAACAGAGAATTATGAAGCCTGTAGGGATGAATTCCAGCTTTGGAAGCTATAACAGAGCCAAATCTTCTGCCAATAAAATTGATGCTCATGCTCCTGTAGACGGAAAAGCAATTGCTGTTCCTCACGACTGGAATGAAACAGGGAATGCTGCCGGAGGAATTATGAGTAATATTAAAGATATGACAACCTGGGCAGAATGCCTGTTGAATAACTTTACAACTAAAGACGGTAAGAAACTGGTTTCAGACAAGAACGTTCAACAACTCTGGAGCCTGCAGATTCCTGATAGAGTTGCCGCAAAGAACCCTTATGATACGAGTTTTTACGGATATGGTTTAGGCTGGTTCTTAAGTGATGTAAAAGGACATAAGCAAATACAGCATACAGGTGGTCTTATTGGAACGGTAACCCAGTTTACTTTAATTCCCGATTTAAAATTAGGTATTGTTGTATTAACGAATCAACAATCCGGAGCGGCTTTCAATACCATTACCAATACGGTAAAGGACTCTTACCTTGGAGTAGCAGACAGAAACTGGCTGAAGACATACGGTGAAAGAATGTCTAAAATGAATGCTGAATTTGATAAACAAAAGAAAGAAGCATTCACCAAGTCTGAAGCCTTTAAAAAAGAAAAGACACTTCAGCCAAAAGCAGAGCAGTTTACAGGAACCTACAATGATGTTTGGTTTGGTGATGTAGAAATTGCTCAGCAGGGAAATACTTACAGAATTTCATGTAAAAATTCACCGAGATTAAAAGGAGAGCTGTTGCCTTACTCTAATAACTCATTTATCATAAAATGGGATGACAGAAGTTATGATGCAGATGCTTATATCATCTTCAGTTATGATGAGAATGGAAAAGCGCAGTCTGCAAGGTTAAAGGCTATTTCTGATGTAACGGATTTTAGTTTTGATTTTGATGATCTTGATTTGAAGAGAAAGTAA
- a CDS encoding metallophosphoesterase, translating into MNLSFKTHLKNTSIVLRTVMSAGLLYSCATYNVQKGKNLFEVKNSDIKSENDFKVFLIGDAGNSDEPQAQKTLNLLKGKLDSADSNSMLIFLGDNIYPNGMPTETDKDYNVAKQKLENQLAITKNFKGKTLVIPGNHDWYSGLDGLKAQEAFVKSYFDDKKPFLPKNGCPIDDINISKDVKLIAIDTEWVITNWDNYPGINKNCNIKTREEFFTEFKDLIIKNQGKRIIVALHHPVISSGTHAGFNSVKSHLFPFKSKVPVPVITSFINVLRSSSGISPADLNNQHYADLANRLKSIVQDKENIIFVSGHDHNLQYHEDGNIRQIISGAGSKVDPSTITEHSDFSYGGNGFAVLNIRKDQSTDVEYFSTQNDQLQKLTQISVVSKPDVFVNNFTNTFPSTISSSIYPLQLTQKGKFYRWLWGEHYRKYYGIPIEAPTANLSELNGGFIPFREGGGNQSNSLRLKAKDGQEFVMRGVKKSAVRFLNNMAFTKSTIGEELTDTFPEKFLLDFYTTNHPFTPFSVGNMADKLNIFHSNPKLYYIPKQYALDRYNLNYGDEMYMIEERFSSDPKTLTYLNHAKDILSTDDVLKNLSKSSKYSVDKESYIRARLFDMLIGDWDRHSDQWKWAEYEDGDKVIYKPIPKDRDQAFSKYDGAAFKLIMNVPAIRHMKTFTEEISSVKWVNMEPYPMDLVFLRGATQEEWETQAKYIQEHLTDADIDEAFRNLPKEVQDDTIAEIQRKLKIRKTKLQGYASEYYDILQEKVPLAGTVNPDKFVITKNGHSIQVQQYELGKNKDKNKLVFDKTYHDSKTKELWIYGLEDDDIYEVVGTGRPKTNIRLIGGYNHDVYNVKDGRKVKIYDFASQKNTYKAGNATKNISDDYEINTYNYKHPKYNAVAGYPNADYNPDDGVIVGMLVNYTVNNFIRDPFTQKHSLKANFYTATAGFSLVYKGVFKKAISGWDINLDAAYTTPRFSQNFFGLSNESPYDKEDTEREYNRARISKFSVAPSIIKKNWMNFSHQIQLAFEDNKVQRKDGRFINQSPDVRPEVFNSQQFLGANYTFSYKNADNAAFPTLGMEFMLNADWKATFSDFNKNFLTLKGRLAIDHRIDKKGIFVFANASNAMWMNNHNFEFYQAAAIGGNNGMRAFRNERFSGRSYFTNNSEIRWDFGRIRNNIVPANMGILVGYDVGRVWNDNEYSRKWHQSVGAGVWLSIVEMMSARLNYFYGSDGGRVSAGIGMKF; encoded by the coding sequence ATGAATTTATCCTTTAAAACGCATCTAAAAAATACTTCTATTGTTTTAAGAACGGTAATGTCCGCCGGACTGTTATATTCCTGCGCAACATATAACGTACAAAAAGGCAAAAACTTATTTGAAGTAAAAAATTCCGACATCAAATCTGAAAATGATTTTAAAGTTTTTCTGATTGGAGATGCCGGAAATTCTGATGAACCTCAGGCCCAAAAAACCTTGAACTTGCTTAAAGGTAAACTGGATTCAGCTGATAGCAACTCTATGCTGATCTTTCTGGGAGATAATATTTATCCTAACGGAATGCCCACGGAAACGGATAAAGATTATAATGTAGCAAAGCAAAAACTGGAAAATCAGCTTGCCATTACTAAAAATTTCAAAGGAAAAACCTTGGTAATACCGGGAAATCATGACTGGTACAGTGGTTTAGACGGATTAAAGGCTCAGGAAGCATTTGTAAAAAGCTATTTTGATGATAAAAAACCTTTTCTTCCTAAAAATGGCTGCCCTATTGATGACATCAACATCTCGAAGGATGTTAAATTAATTGCCATTGATACGGAATGGGTGATTACCAATTGGGATAATTACCCCGGAATCAATAAAAACTGTAATATTAAAACCCGCGAGGAATTCTTCACAGAATTCAAGGATTTAATCATTAAAAATCAGGGTAAACGAATTATCGTAGCACTGCACCATCCTGTGATAAGTAGTGGAACTCATGCAGGCTTTAACTCAGTCAAGTCTCATCTTTTTCCATTTAAAAGCAAGGTTCCTGTACCTGTTATAACAAGTTTTATCAATGTACTCAGAAGTTCGTCAGGAATAAGTCCTGCAGATCTCAACAATCAGCATTATGCAGATCTTGCCAACAGGTTAAAGAGTATTGTACAGGATAAGGAAAATATTATCTTCGTCTCCGGACATGATCATAATCTACAGTATCATGAAGATGGAAACATCAGACAGATCATTAGTGGTGCAGGTTCTAAGGTAGATCCCTCCACCATTACTGAACACAGTGATTTTTCATATGGTGGCAATGGTTTTGCTGTTTTAAATATCAGAAAAGACCAAAGCACAGATGTTGAATATTTCTCCACACAGAATGATCAACTGCAAAAATTAACCCAGATTTCTGTAGTTTCTAAACCGGATGTATTTGTGAATAACTTTACCAATACATTCCCTTCTACGATATCCTCAAGTATCTACCCTTTGCAACTGACCCAAAAAGGGAAATTTTACCGATGGTTATGGGGAGAACATTATAGAAAATACTATGGAATTCCTATTGAAGCACCTACAGCCAATCTCTCTGAGTTGAATGGCGGTTTTATTCCATTCAGAGAAGGAGGTGGAAATCAATCTAACAGTTTAAGGCTAAAGGCTAAGGATGGGCAGGAATTCGTAATGCGTGGTGTGAAAAAAAGTGCGGTCCGTTTTCTCAACAATATGGCTTTTACAAAGAGTACTATTGGAGAAGAGCTTACCGATACTTTTCCTGAAAAATTCTTATTGGATTTCTATACTACCAATCATCCATTCACCCCTTTTTCTGTGGGAAATATGGCTGATAAGCTTAACATTTTTCACAGTAATCCAAAATTATATTATATTCCCAAGCAGTATGCTCTGGACCGATATAATCTAAACTACGGAGATGAAATGTATATGATTGAGGAACGTTTTTCTTCGGATCCAAAAACATTGACTTACCTTAATCATGCAAAGGATATTCTTTCTACGGATGATGTTTTAAAAAACCTCAGCAAAAGTTCAAAATATTCTGTAGACAAGGAATCTTATATCAGAGCAAGGCTTTTTGATATGCTGATTGGTGACTGGGACAGACATTCTGATCAATGGAAATGGGCAGAATATGAGGATGGCGATAAAGTCATTTACAAACCTATTCCAAAAGACCGAGACCAGGCCTTCAGTAAATATGACGGAGCAGCTTTTAAACTTATTATGAATGTTCCGGCTATCCGTCACATGAAAACCTTCACAGAGGAAATCAGCAGTGTGAAATGGGTAAATATGGAGCCTTATCCTATGGATCTTGTTTTTCTAAGAGGAGCAACTCAGGAAGAATGGGAAACACAGGCAAAATACATTCAGGAACATTTAACGGATGCTGATATTGATGAAGCATTTCGCAATCTTCCGAAAGAGGTTCAGGATGATACGATTGCAGAGATCCAACGAAAACTGAAGATACGAAAGACAAAACTGCAGGGATATGCCTCTGAATATTATGATATACTACAGGAAAAAGTTCCTTTAGCAGGAACAGTAAACCCGGATAAGTTTGTCATTACGAAAAATGGGCACTCTATACAGGTACAACAGTATGAATTGGGTAAAAACAAGGATAAAAACAAACTTGTTTTTGATAAGACCTACCATGATTCAAAAACAAAAGAACTGTGGATCTATGGTTTGGAAGATGATGATATTTATGAAGTAGTAGGAACCGGAAGACCCAAAACGAATATCAGACTGATTGGAGGCTACAATCATGATGTGTACAACGTAAAAGACGGAAGAAAAGTAAAAATCTACGATTTCGCTTCTCAAAAAAACACCTACAAAGCAGGCAATGCGACGAAAAACATCTCGGATGATTACGAGATCAACACGTACAATTATAAACATCCAAAATACAATGCAGTAGCGGGCTATCCCAATGCAGATTATAACCCCGATGATGGAGTCATTGTTGGTATGTTGGTTAATTATACGGTTAACAATTTCATTCGAGACCCTTTTACACAAAAACACAGTTTAAAAGCTAATTTTTATACTGCAACAGCGGGATTCAGCCTTGTTTATAAAGGAGTTTTCAAGAAAGCAATTTCCGGTTGGGATATTAATCTGGATGCTGCTTATACAACACCAAGGTTCTCTCAGAATTTCTTTGGATTGTCTAATGAAAGTCCATACGATAAAGAAGATACGGAAAGAGAATACAACAGGGCAAGAATTTCAAAATTTAGTGTTGCTCCTTCCATCATCAAGAAAAACTGGATGAATTTCAGTCACCAGATCCAGCTTGCATTTGAAGATAATAAGGTACAAAGAAAGGACGGTCGTTTTATCAACCAGTCTCCGGATGTACGACCTGAAGTCTTCAACAGCCAACAGTTTTTAGGAGCAAATTATACTTTCAGCTATAAGAATGCAGATAATGCAGCTTTTCCTACTCTTGGAATGGAATTTATGCTGAATGCAGACTGGAAAGCCACTTTCTCTGATTTCAATAAAAACTTCCTGACCTTAAAAGGAAGATTGGCTATTGACCATCGAATTGATAAAAAAGGAATTTTTGTATTTGCCAATGCCAGCAATGCCATGTGGATGAACAATCATAACTTTGAGTTCTACCAGGCAGCTGCCATAGGGGGTAACAACGGAATGAGAGCTTTCAGAAATGAAAGGTTCTCCGGAAGATCATACTTTACCAATAATTCTGAAATACGATGGGATTTTGGAAGAATACGAAACAATATTGTTCCAGCCAATATGGGAATCCTTGTAGGTTATGATGTTGGCCGTGTATGGAATGATAATGAATATTCAAGAAAATGGCATCAGTCAGTGGGAGCCGGAGTTTGGTTGAGCATTGTGGAAATGATGTCTGCAAGACTGAATTATTTCTATGGCTCAGATGGTGGTAGGGTTTCTGCAGGAATTGGTATGAAGTTTTAG
- a CDS encoding Pycsar system effector family protein, which translates to MSILHKAKNYVEILFKDKLSSVYFYHNFIHTAYTVNKAEEIMKNTPVSEEDQEKVLVALWFHDTGYIECAMNHEERSVEIMKTFLQQENYPESYIADVEKLILATKITYQPQGLLEKIVKDADFSHFAGHDYNDISDALRKEWELTNVRCFSNDEWNAGNLDMLKNKHTFFTDYAKENWEPLKKKNIKKIEKKLGKEEEKKESSEGKKEKEKSDRSVDTLFRVTLNNHTRLSDIADSKANILLSVNAVIISVCLSVLVPKLDAPKNAHLILPSFILLLSSVLTIIFAILSTKPNVTKTTFTSQDITNRKVNLLFFGNFQQMLFDDYHNAMKDLIKDRDYIYDSMVKDLYYLGKVLDRKYKLLSITYKIFMAGIIISVLSFGVAFFSL; encoded by the coding sequence ATGAGCATTCTACACAAAGCTAAAAATTATGTTGAAATCTTATTCAAAGATAAGTTATCTTCAGTATATTTTTACCATAATTTTATTCATACTGCCTACACAGTCAATAAGGCTGAGGAAATTATGAAAAATACCCCTGTTTCTGAAGAGGATCAGGAGAAAGTACTTGTGGCACTTTGGTTTCATGATACGGGTTATATAGAATGTGCCATGAATCATGAGGAAAGAAGTGTGGAGATCATGAAAACCTTTCTGCAGCAGGAAAATTATCCTGAAAGCTATATTGCAGATGTAGAAAAATTGATTCTGGCAACTAAGATTACCTATCAGCCACAGGGATTATTGGAGAAAATTGTAAAAGATGCAGACTTCAGTCATTTTGCAGGTCATGATTACAATGATATTTCTGATGCGCTGAGAAAAGAGTGGGAACTGACTAATGTAAGATGTTTTTCCAATGATGAGTGGAATGCAGGAAATCTTGATATGCTGAAAAATAAGCATACCTTTTTTACCGACTATGCCAAGGAAAACTGGGAACCTTTAAAGAAAAAAAATATCAAAAAAATAGAAAAGAAGTTGGGGAAAGAAGAGGAGAAAAAGGAAAGTTCTGAGGGCAAGAAGGAAAAGGAAAAATCTGACAGAAGTGTAGATACTTTATTCCGGGTAACCCTTAATAATCATACAAGGCTGAGTGATATTGCAGACAGCAAAGCCAATATTCTGTTATCTGTAAATGCTGTTATTATTTCAGTCTGTCTTTCTGTATTGGTTCCGAAGTTGGATGCACCCAAAAATGCACACCTTATTCTTCCAAGTTTCATTTTGCTTCTATCAAGTGTGCTCACCATTATATTTGCAATATTATCTACCAAGCCTAATGTCACCAAAACAACATTTACTTCGCAGGATATTACCAACAGAAAAGTAAACCTATTATTCTTTGGAAATTTCCAGCAAATGCTATTTGATGATTATCATAATGCAATGAAAGATCTGATCAAGGATAGGGATTATATTTATGATTCCATGGTGAAAGATTTGTATTATCTGGGAAAGGTTCTTGACAGAAAGTATAAACTTTTATCCATAACGTATAAGATCTTTATGGCCGGAATTATTATTTCTGTATTGTCTTTTGGGGTAGCCTTCTTTAGTCTTTAA
- the mazG gene encoding nucleoside triphosphate pyrophosphohydrolase, producing MNTKQEKLEAFGRLLDIMDDLREKCPWDQKQTLQSLRHLTLEETYELSDAILQEDLQEIKKELGDVLLHLVFYSKIGSEKESFDIADVINSLNEKLIFRHPHIYGDTEVKDEEEVKQNWEKLKLKEGNKSILGGVPKSLPSLVKAYRIQDKVKGIGFEFHDAEDAWKKVDEEIQEFHAETDLDKKELELGDVFFSLINYARISGINPDSALERTNLKFISRFQKMENLAYEQDLNLADMALEEMDVLWEKAKQLS from the coding sequence ATGAATACAAAACAGGAGAAATTAGAAGCGTTTGGAAGACTACTTGATATCATGGATGATCTTCGTGAGAAATGTCCTTGGGATCAAAAGCAGACTTTACAATCCCTCCGTCATCTTACCCTTGAAGAAACCTATGAACTTTCTGATGCTATTTTACAGGAAGATTTGCAGGAAATAAAGAAAGAGCTGGGTGATGTTTTGCTTCATCTGGTTTTTTATTCTAAAATAGGCTCCGAAAAAGAGAGCTTTGATATAGCAGATGTTATTAATTCCCTTAATGAGAAATTGATCTTCCGCCATCCTCATATTTATGGAGATACAGAAGTGAAAGATGAGGAAGAGGTAAAACAGAACTGGGAGAAATTAAAATTAAAGGAAGGAAATAAATCAATCTTAGGTGGAGTTCCTAAAAGCTTACCAAGTTTGGTAAAGGCTTATAGAATTCAGGATAAGGTAAAAGGGATTGGCTTTGAATTCCATGATGCAGAAGATGCGTGGAAAAAAGTAGATGAGGAAATTCAGGAGTTCCATGCTGAAACAGATCTTGATAAGAAAGAACTGGAATTGGGCGATGTATTTTTCTCATTGATCAATTATGCAAGGATTTCAGGAATCAATCCGGATTCTGCCTTAGAAAGAACTAATCTGAAGTTTATTTCAAGATTTCAGAAAATGGAAAACCTGGCTTATGAGCAGGATTTGAATTTAGCTGATATGGCTCTTGAAGAAATGGATGTTCTTTGGGAAAAGGCAAAACAGCTATCATAA
- the def gene encoding peptide deformylase, whose protein sequence is MILPIRAFGDPVLRKVGKDIEKDYPGLQELIDNMFETMYSANGIGLAAPQIGLDIRLFVIDVTPLAEDEDYEDIKDELAEFKKVFINASILEESGEEWKFNEGCLSIPDVREDVKRKGTIVIEYYDENFVKHTETFSDIRARVIQHEYDHIEGVLFTDHLSALKKKLVKGKLAKISHGDVSIGYKMRFPK, encoded by the coding sequence ATGATATTACCGATAAGAGCTTTTGGGGATCCTGTTTTGAGAAAAGTAGGGAAAGATATAGAAAAAGATTATCCCGGATTACAGGAACTGATAGATAATATGTTCGAAACGATGTACAGCGCGAATGGCATAGGTCTTGCCGCGCCTCAGATCGGGTTGGATATTCGTTTGTTTGTAATAGACGTAACTCCTCTTGCAGAAGATGAGGATTATGAAGATATTAAGGATGAGTTGGCAGAATTCAAAAAAGTATTCATCAATGCCAGTATCCTTGAGGAATCAGGTGAAGAGTGGAAATTTAACGAGGGTTGTCTTTCTATTCCGGATGTAAGAGAAGATGTGAAAAGAAAAGGGACTATCGTTATTGAATATTATGACGAAAATTTTGTGAAACATACAGAAACTTTTTCCGATATTAGAGCCCGCGTAATTCAACATGAATACGATCACATTGAAGGAGTTTTGTTTACTGATCACTTAAGTGCTTTGAAGAAGAAATTAGTAAAAGGTAAACTGGCAAAGATTTCTCATGGTGATGTAAGTATTGGTTACAAAATGAGATTCCCAAAATAA
- a CDS encoding SixA phosphatase family protein has product MKRLILVRHAKSDWPEETEDFDRPLADKGLEDAMNMSRFLKHNNISIDHFVSSPAVRALNTCRIFNQTYQLDCSTDEKLYNPSERNFESVIYDLDDNLSSVALFSHNNGISNFANSISEDIFHFPTCGVAGFEVDCDSWSEFDGAKKKLLFFYEPGKI; this is encoded by the coding sequence ATGAAGAGACTCATCCTCGTAAGACATGCAAAAAGCGACTGGCCGGAAGAAACGGAGGACTTTGACAGACCCTTAGCAGACAAGGGTTTGGAGGATGCTATGAACATGTCCAGATTCCTGAAACATAATAATATTTCCATTGATCATTTTGTATCAAGCCCGGCAGTTCGTGCCCTGAATACCTGTAGAATTTTCAATCAAACCTATCAGTTGGATTGTTCTACAGATGAAAAACTATATAATCCATCGGAAAGAAATTTTGAATCTGTAATCTATGACCTGGATGATAATCTAAGTTCTGTTGCCCTTTTCTCTCATAATAATGGAATTTCTAATTTTGCCAATTCTATTTCTGAAGATATCTTTCATTTTCCGACTTGCGGTGTAGCCGGTTTTGAAGTAGACTGTGATTCATGGTCTGAATTTGATGGTGCCAAAAAGAAACTTCTTTTCTTCTATGAACCAGGGAAAATATAA
- a CDS encoding DUF5606 domain-containing protein codes for MLLEKIISISGKPGLYKLVSQLRNGFIIEDVTNKKKVSIGNSSQVSLLDNIAMFTFDKEVPLFEVFENIAKNNEYKETISHKSSDAELKDFMLSSLPNYDTERVYSSDIKKLAQWYNILHKAGYITPDSFVKAEAETLDGEPAEEVSIEKEAKKTAPKAEKPATPKVKATSAAKAAPKSTHTKKG; via the coding sequence ATGCTGTTAGAAAAAATAATTTCAATTTCTGGAAAACCAGGACTTTACAAATTAGTTTCTCAATTAAGAAACGGATTCATCATTGAAGATGTTACCAACAAGAAAAAAGTAAGCATTGGAAACTCTAGCCAGGTAAGCTTATTGGATAATATTGCAATGTTTACATTTGATAAGGAAGTTCCTTTGTTTGAAGTTTTTGAAAATATTGCTAAAAACAATGAATACAAGGAAACAATTTCTCACAAATCTTCTGATGCAGAATTGAAGGATTTCATGTTGTCTTCTCTTCCTAATTACGATACAGAAAGAGTATATTCTTCTGATATCAAGAAATTGGCTCAGTGGTACAATATTCTTCACAAGGCAGGATATATCACTCCTGATAGCTTTGTAAAAGCAGAAGCTGAAACTTTAGACGGTGAACCAGCAGAAGAAGTAAGTATTGAGAAAGAAGCTAAAAAAACGGCTCCAAAAGCAGAAAAGCCTGCAACTCCCAAAGTAAAAGCTACTTCAGCAGCAAAAGCAGCTCCGAAAAGTACACATACTAAGAAAGGATAA
- the ruvX gene encoding Holliday junction resolvase RuvX translates to MGQILAIDYGKARCGIAVTDDMQIIASGLETVENRILMEFLKKYFSGNKVDEVVIGLPIDLKGNVSEVETDILKFIEEFKKEFSDIAVHRFDERFTSKMASFFISQSGKSKKKRQEKGLIDKVSATIILQNFLEQRLR, encoded by the coding sequence ATGGGACAAATCCTTGCAATAGACTACGGAAAGGCTCGTTGTGGCATCGCTGTAACGGATGATATGCAGATTATAGCCAGTGGGCTGGAGACTGTAGAGAACCGTATTTTAATGGAATTTTTGAAAAAATATTTCAGTGGAAATAAGGTAGATGAAGTAGTCATTGGGCTTCCCATCGATTTGAAAGGAAATGTTTCTGAAGTGGAAACGGATATTTTAAAATTCATTGAAGAATTTAAGAAGGAATTTTCGGATATTGCAGTCCACCGTTTTGATGAAAGATTTACTTCCAAAATGGCCTCATTTTTTATTTCCCAAAGCGGAAAAAGTAAGAAAAAAAGGCAGGAAAAAGGATTAATAGATAAAGTAAGTGCAACCATCATATTGCAGAATTTTTTAGAACAAAGATTAAGATGA
- a CDS encoding archaemetzincin has translation MNQGKYNFFKTFFYAAIFTLFFSCQKKEKTYFETIAINDVKLSTPKSGSWRYSHDEKFQQFADFQKSKKIKPEPGKNIVYLQPIGQFDELQKKEIQLTQEYLRIYFQLETKILPILPNTIFPKTVTRISNEGQEQVLAGYVLDSILIKRKPKDAVVLMGITERDLFPRPDWNYVFGFASYENGVGVTSTYRFSDGHLTPSNFNKSLLRLMKISSHEIGHMFGISHCLNANCVMNGTNSLTETDHHLARACSLCQMKLNSSIRYDNKKRLLELKSFFEKLHLNSDFSRAEQDLNLLQ, from the coding sequence ATGAACCAGGGAAAATATAACTTCTTTAAGACCTTTTTCTATGCAGCAATATTTACCCTCTTTTTTTCATGTCAAAAAAAGGAGAAGACCTACTTTGAAACCATTGCCATTAATGATGTAAAACTTTCCACTCCCAAATCAGGAAGCTGGAGGTATAGCCATGATGAAAAATTTCAGCAGTTTGCAGATTTTCAAAAATCTAAAAAGATCAAACCTGAACCTGGAAAAAATATAGTTTACCTGCAACCCATCGGGCAATTTGATGAACTTCAGAAAAAGGAAATCCAGCTCACTCAAGAATATTTAAGAATCTATTTTCAACTTGAAACAAAGATTCTTCCCATTCTTCCCAATACTATTTTTCCTAAAACCGTAACCCGAATTTCAAATGAGGGACAGGAGCAGGTATTGGCAGGTTATGTGCTGGACAGTATTTTAATCAAAAGAAAGCCAAAAGATGCTGTAGTTTTGATGGGAATTACAGAAAGAGATCTTTTCCCAAGACCCGACTGGAACTATGTTTTCGGGTTTGCTTCTTATGAGAATGGCGTGGGAGTAACCTCTACCTATCGATTTTCCGATGGTCATTTAACTCCATCTAATTTTAATAAAAGTCTTTTAAGGTTAATGAAAATCAGTTCCCATGAAATTGGTCATATGTTTGGAATCAGCCACTGTCTGAATGCCAACTGCGTTATGAACGGAACCAACTCACTCACAGAAACAGATCATCATTTAGCAAGGGCATGTTCACTGTGCCAGATGAAACTCAACTCAAGCATACGATATGATAATAAAAAACGTCTGCTTGAACTCAAAAGCTTTTTTGAAAAACTGCATCTTAATTCAGATTTTTCACGGGCTGAGCAAGACCTCAATCTACTGCAATAA